GCAACACCTGACGAGTACGCCGATTCAGGTACAGATCCTCAAACTGCAACACGTTTTCATCCACTTCTTGAGTGCGGCGTAGATGGGCGCGAATTCTTGCCAACAGTTCCTCAATGCTAAAGGGTTTGACGACATAATCATCTGCTCCCGCATCTAACCCCATGACGCGATCGCCCACTTCATCACGCGCTGTCAACAAAATCACCGGAACCTTGCTCCCTGTTGCCCGCAAGCGACGACACAACTCAACTCCTGTTAAACCGGGCAACATCCAATCTAAAATTGCCAGATCCAACTCTGACTCCCGTGCGAGAGATAAGCCTGACATGCCATCGTGAGCGACACTCACGCGATATCCTTCGCTATCTAGCTCCAACTCAATAAAGCGAGCCAGTTTCACTTCGTCTTCTACTAAAAGGATGTGTGCTGTCATGCTATCTCTCCTTATCAGGTCATATTAGACCTTATGCCCCACCTACACTGGACTCAATCTCAATCGGCTCTTGATAGAAAACAGTAGCCTATCTTTCTACCGATAGTTTTCCGTGTTGACAGTCAATTGGCGATCGCGGGCGCAGTCGTTCTAATAAAATTTCCTTTTACTCTAATAAAAATA
Above is a genomic segment from Oscillatoria sp. FACHB-1407 containing:
- a CDS encoding response regulator transcription factor; this encodes MTAHILLVEDEVKLARFIELELDSEGYRVSVAHDGMSGLSLARESELDLAILDWMLPGLTGVELCRRLRATGSKVPVILLTARDEVGDRVMGLDAGADDYVVKPFSIEELLARIRAHLRRTQEVDENVLQFEDLYLNRRTRQVLRGQRAIELTAKEFDLLEYLLNKPRQVYTRDQILEKVWGYDFMGDSNIIEVYIRYLRLKLEEQGEKRLIHTVRGVGYALREH